In the genome of Desulfofarcimen acetoxidans DSM 771, one region contains:
- a CDS encoding MarR family transcriptional regulator has protein sequence MSFQEPSQEIPIKDSCYAFGVSMMAPKLSHEIKSTTLTVRAFEVVNYLNEAEGLTVTALATLIKHNRAAAGRVLKTLYSSCMVKWLTVCGNNTVFKLWMLADRKPPKTSNEACRMAVYGFYYALARKEVPGFSWRLIRKPKTPLLAEMTYLARDTGKEAKMIIDAPRRGEKPWPEAGIIIFPSIEEANSLVLSGKRYTSDFHLLEKNGKLLANRLFEKA, from the coding sequence ATGTCGTTTCAGGAGCCTTCGCAGGAAATACCGATCAAGGATAGTTGTTATGCTTTTGGAGTTAGTATGATGGCGCCTAAACTATCTCATGAGATTAAATCAACTACTTTAACAGTACGGGCATTTGAAGTAGTAAACTACTTAAATGAGGCAGAAGGGTTAACAGTTACAGCATTAGCAACGTTAATCAAGCATAACCGGGCAGCAGCCGGTCGGGTGTTAAAAACTCTTTACAGTTCCTGCATGGTTAAATGGCTTACTGTATGCGGTAATAACACCGTTTTTAAATTATGGATGTTAGCTGACAGGAAGCCGCCAAAGACCTCTAATGAGGCCTGCCGCATGGCAGTATACGGGTTTTATTATGCACTGGCCAGAAAAGAAGTACCGGGTTTTTCCTGGCGTTTAATAAGAAAACCTAAGACACCGCTGTTGGCAGAGATGACTTACCTTGCAAGGGACACCGGAAAAGAAGCAAAAATGATTATTGATGCTCCCAGGCGCGGAGAAAAACCATGGCCGGAGGCCGGTATAATAATATTTCCATCTATAGAAGAAGCTAATAGCTTAGTGCTGTCTGGTAAAAGGTATACTTCTGACTTCCACCTCTTAGAAAAAAACGGTAAGCTACTGGCTAATCGGTTATTTGAAAAAGCATAG
- a CDS encoding conjugal transfer protein, translating into MNRRLLYRWLASGVLWLLLLIVVVISIRSVNIVNRTGRIAANALTGENEQIITLVRDTARSFAVEWATWNGNPDNYAQRTGLFLTKVPTLPPPSAIQEVTAATVLSVNLKDNDGYSARVLLHTHRLVPVTNAGSVPITLVPVTREDLARLQSNISLDLSQQPALSWQDFLLYVEVPVKLVNKQPVVAGWPVIIAPDYPRGVIEQSNECKTLASAEFVTFINQFMNMYYSGQPLTNFVMPGANVKPVFEWKLDSVNEVRVNNEKNPTQACVQVLVSAPGVSKLTQVVYLKLHPTGGSYLVEELGSI; encoded by the coding sequence ATGAACCGTCGATTATTATACCGCTGGCTGGCCAGCGGGGTATTGTGGCTGCTGCTTTTAATTGTAGTCGTTATCTCTATCCGAAGTGTAAATATAGTCAACAGAACAGGGCGGATAGCCGCAAATGCATTAACAGGAGAAAATGAGCAAATCATTACCCTTGTCAGAGATACTGCCCGGTCCTTTGCTGTGGAGTGGGCCACGTGGAATGGAAACCCTGACAACTATGCCCAACGAACGGGCTTATTTTTGACTAAAGTTCCTACTCTGCCTCCTCCCAGTGCTATACAGGAAGTAACGGCAGCAACAGTACTGTCAGTAAATTTGAAAGATAATGATGGTTACAGTGCCAGGGTATTATTACATACCCACCGGTTAGTTCCGGTTACTAATGCGGGCAGCGTACCGATAACACTTGTTCCTGTCACAAGAGAAGATTTAGCGCGTTTGCAAAGCAACATATCATTGGATCTTTCACAGCAGCCTGCATTATCCTGGCAAGATTTCTTGCTTTACGTAGAAGTACCGGTGAAGTTAGTAAACAAACAACCGGTGGTTGCCGGTTGGCCGGTAATCATAGCTCCTGACTATCCCAGAGGCGTTATAGAGCAGTCCAATGAATGTAAAACTTTAGCTTCGGCTGAATTTGTAACCTTCATTAACCAATTTATGAATATGTACTATAGCGGTCAACCGCTGACTAATTTTGTTATGCCGGGAGCTAATGTTAAACCTGTTTTCGAATGGAAACTTGATTCCGTCAATGAAGTGCGCGTAAATAATGAGAAAAACCCCACGCAGGCCTGTGTACAAGTGCTTGTGTCTGCTCCGGGTGTCAGTAAACTTACCCAGGTTGTTTACTTAAAGTTGCACCCGACCGGAGGTAGTTACCTGGTTGAAGAACTGGGCAGTATTTAA
- the radC gene encoding RadC family protein: MKTNLFGDAVPVNKCFGLNKIRERGLNYGTSVLNDAELVMTLLGINLEKAMNLINIINGIRGLMDVSVEQLAEVKGVGNSKALALKAAVEIGQRIAKTKAMECPSVKTPDDAVNYVMEEMRYMDREHFKALLLNTKNRVISLEAISVGTLNSSNVHPRELFKVAIKRSAAAIILIHNHPSGDPTPSREDIDVTERLGEAGKIVGIDVLDHIVIGDGKFVSLKAKGLF; encoded by the coding sequence ATGAAAACAAATTTATTCGGAGATGCTGTTCCTGTAAATAAATGTTTTGGTTTAAACAAAATACGCGAGCGGGGACTTAATTACGGTACATCAGTTTTAAATGATGCAGAATTGGTTATGACACTGCTTGGCATTAATCTGGAAAAGGCCATGAATTTAATAAACATAATCAACGGTATACGCGGGCTAATGGATGTATCTGTTGAGCAGTTAGCAGAAGTGAAAGGTGTTGGTAATAGTAAGGCGCTGGCATTAAAGGCTGCGGTTGAGATTGGACAGAGGATTGCGAAAACCAAGGCAATGGAATGCCCATCAGTAAAAACACCTGATGATGCTGTGAATTATGTAATGGAAGAAATGAGATATATGGATCGTGAGCATTTTAAAGCCTTACTGTTAAATACCAAGAACCGGGTAATAAGCCTGGAAGCTATCTCTGTGGGTACATTGAATTCCTCCAATGTACACCCGAGAGAATTGTTTAAAGTTGCTATCAAGAGAAGTGCGGCAGCTATAATTCTGATTCACAATCACCCCAGCGGAGATCCTACTCCCAGCCGTGAAGATATTGATGTCACTGAACGTCTAGGCGAGGCCGGAAAGATTGTGGGCATTGACGTTTTAGACCATATCGTGATTGGTGATGGAAAGTTTGTAAGCCTTAAAGCTAAAGGCTTGTTCTAA
- a CDS encoding DUF4878 domain-containing protein: MVIIKTRSIIFFAACLIICLTGCNNSSSSNSPGQTLLLFWGKMQEGNYTQAAQYVSSQTAVEYQTDIPSFLTLMSKGGNPDNISRWTSVKVISEQIDGTKAVVKVKITAKPDGKETTYDSEIPMSKEDDIWKLRLTSRGYVIQ, from the coding sequence TTGGTAATTATTAAAACCAGGAGTATTATATTTTTTGCTGCTTGTTTAATAATTTGTTTAACCGGTTGTAATAATTCTTCTTCTTCAAACAGTCCCGGTCAAACCCTTTTATTGTTTTGGGGAAAAATGCAAGAAGGTAATTATACACAAGCGGCCCAGTATGTATCCTCACAGACGGCAGTTGAGTACCAAACAGATATACCGTCCTTTCTGACTTTAATGTCTAAGGGGGGAAACCCTGATAACATCAGTAGGTGGACAAGCGTAAAAGTTATTTCAGAACAAATAGACGGCACTAAAGCTGTAGTAAAGGTGAAAATAACAGCTAAACCTGATGGAAAGGAGACAACTTACGATTCTGAAATACCGATGAGCAAAGAAGATGATATATGGAAACTGAGGCTTACTTCACGCGGCTATGTAATACAGTAA
- a CDS encoding M23 family metallopeptidase: MFKKRSGIEVNKGDIIKAGQVLGFVGSTGNSTGPHLHFGVYVNGTATDPEQWLKEQSKANSEE, from the coding sequence ATGTTTAAGAAGAGATCCGGTATAGAGGTTAATAAAGGCGATATTATTAAAGCGGGCCAGGTCCTCGGTTTTGTTGGTTCTACGGGTAACTCCACCGGCCCTCACCTGCACTTTGGAGTTTATGTTAATGGCACCGCAACGGATCCCGAACAATGGCTGAAAGAACAGTCAAAAGCTAACAGTGAAGAATAG
- a CDS encoding DUF5348 domain-containing protein yields the protein MTNVKKLINKEVNELTRMLETLKAKIEQIPLLYPYIDKSEGIEKAEIKKLIALCEGYFSDDLSVFTERVERLAKRRVEGNLLLKSNGRFSLDNNTREFTSGHKIEIFVEDKKHDDYGWQFGRVEHSEEFSGYYFFNESGIEHHKLTTGMKAAIRES from the coding sequence ATGACAAATGTTAAAAAACTAATTAATAAAGAAGTGAACGAACTAACCCGGATGTTAGAAACCCTTAAAGCTAAGATTGAGCAAATCCCACTTCTGTATCCCTATATAGACAAGTCAGAAGGAATTGAAAAAGCTGAAATTAAAAAATTAATTGCATTATGCGAAGGATACTTTAGTGATGACTTATCGGTTTTTACTGAAAGGGTAGAACGGTTGGCAAAAAGACGTGTGGAGGGTAACTTGCTGTTAAAGTCAAATGGCCGGTTTAGTTTAGATAATAATACCCGTGAATTTACTTCCGGACATAAAATTGAAATTTTTGTTGAGGACAAGAAACATGATGATTATGGCTGGCAATTCGGCAGAGTGGAGCATTCAGAAGAATTTAGTGGATACTATTTCTTTAATGAAAGCGGAATAGAACATCATAAATTGACAACCGGAATGAAGGCAGCAATAAGAGAGTCGTAA
- a CDS encoding phage integrase N-terminal domain-containing protein, whose product MRASYKKYPEMLVNQLLDQLSDIARQSRAGWVKTRRVRYHQVKPFIHFLGSRFRLKDIRDIQPMHVQAYIKYRLENEKVSDKTVFTDISTIRFWHRQIPMRRYLIPINKLLLGELLLNGQEFRQKW is encoded by the coding sequence ATGAGAGCAAGTTATAAGAAATATCCTGAAATGCTGGTCAATCAATTGCTGGATCAGTTATCTGATATTGCCCGGCAAAGCCGGGCTGGCTGGGTTAAGACAAGGCGGGTTAGGTATCACCAGGTTAAGCCCTTTATACATTTTTTAGGATCAAGATTCAGATTAAAAGATATCAGGGATATTCAGCCTATGCATGTGCAGGCATATATTAAATATCGTTTGGAAAATGAAAAGGTTAGCGATAAGACTGTTTTTACTGATATCTCAACTATTAGATTTTGGCATCGCCAAATACCTATGAGGCGATATCTGATTCCAATTAATAAACTTTTACTGGGGGAGTTGCTGTTGAATGGCCAGGAGTTCAGGCAGAAGTGGTAA
- a CDS encoding tyrosine-type recombinase/integrase, translating into MARSSGRSGNSGATDGIYQTLLIQFDKVFNSARKDYPGAKSSIYRCKSSMRQFLFFCANNYRMQNIRNIQDKHIKDFIEYRRDQGINEKVIKNDIWAVRLFHRYTPKAKNRISDNEVFGLKSTPDGRVDRAWTEGEFKKMLDFAEKLGRQDVAFTMRLAQHAGLRIHECLRLSKEDAEAALRTGILHVKGKGGRERDLKLSSEALQALSEASVRINNDAGKLFVRPGQKTHSAKKSIEGFISKHRDKFRELEDREKNMTFHGLRHTFARKEYFQRIDRGMDIQRALVEVSRILGHNRPEVTKIYLGTSHLNFNYVK; encoded by the coding sequence ATGGCCAGGAGTTCAGGCAGAAGTGGTAATTCCGGAGCAACAGATGGGATATATCAAACCCTGTTAATACAATTTGACAAAGTTTTCAACTCTGCAAGGAAAGATTACCCTGGGGCAAAGAGTTCTATCTACAGATGTAAGAGTAGTATGCGCCAGTTTCTGTTTTTTTGTGCTAATAATTATAGGATGCAAAACATCCGTAATATACAGGACAAGCACATTAAAGATTTTATCGAGTACCGGCGAGATCAGGGAATAAATGAAAAGGTAATAAAAAATGATATTTGGGCTGTTCGGTTATTTCACCGCTATACCCCGAAAGCAAAAAATAGAATATCCGATAACGAAGTTTTCGGATTAAAGTCAACCCCGGACGGTAGAGTTGACCGGGCATGGACGGAGGGAGAGTTTAAAAAAATGCTTGATTTTGCAGAAAAGTTGGGAAGGCAAGATGTAGCCTTTACCATGCGTTTAGCGCAACATGCCGGATTGAGAATACATGAATGTTTACGTTTAAGTAAAGAGGATGCAGAGGCAGCTCTCAGAACAGGGATACTGCATGTTAAAGGAAAGGGTGGACGCGAAAGAGATTTAAAGTTATCCTCTGAAGCGTTACAGGCTTTGAGTGAAGCTTCGGTTCGAATTAATAATGATGCAGGTAAGCTTTTCGTTCGCCCAGGACAAAAAACTCATAGTGCTAAAAAATCTATAGAGGGGTTTATTAGCAAGCATAGGGATAAGTTTAGGGAGTTGGAAGATCGGGAAAAGAATATGACATTTCATGGGCTCCGGCATACATTTGCAAGGAAGGAGTATTTTCAGAGAATTGATAGAGGGATGGATATACAACGGGCGTTAGTTGAAGTATCACGGATTTTAGGCCATAATCGTCCGGAAGTTACTAAGATTTATTTAGGGACATCTCATTTAAATTTCAACTATGTTAAGTAA
- a CDS encoding RNA-binding protein S1, with protein sequence MTFKLAPEGFNLRELDVWGALYEARELGSVVEAKVSRLRHIEGQGETWELEFPDSPGVTGLVPAAESGLPPRCPMTAFVGKLVGVKIKSIDKKNSMVACSRREAVEMSLGRLMGQLEEGEIINSLIRIVTEYNTFLDLGGGVIINIPREKARLSAGVPLDVQHQVGVVMKVKVTKLNKDLREIQIEPVDPWEVWEFKRGEIILGKVAAVRGLMVYATVKPGLIGLISCKPNEYFAEGKQLELQVISFDRAQRKLHLTVWNPRRAAERKREKSRNKRRQLVAR encoded by the coding sequence ATGACTTTTAAACTGGCACCGGAAGGTTTTAATTTAAGAGAACTCGATGTCTGGGGTGCTCTCTATGAGGCTAGAGAACTTGGTTCAGTAGTTGAAGCTAAGGTCAGCCGCTTGCGGCATATTGAAGGCCAGGGAGAAACCTGGGAACTGGAATTTCCGGACAGCCCAGGTGTTACCGGACTGGTACCTGCAGCCGAAAGCGGTCTTCCTCCAAGATGCCCAATGACTGCTTTTGTAGGTAAGCTGGTAGGGGTAAAAATTAAGAGTATCGATAAGAAAAACAGCATGGTAGCCTGCAGCCGTCGAGAAGCGGTAGAAATGTCACTGGGACGTCTGATGGGGCAGTTGGAAGAAGGAGAAATTATCAATTCTCTGATCCGGATAGTCACAGAATATAATACTTTTCTGGACCTGGGCGGTGGAGTAATTATAAATATCCCCCGTGAAAAAGCCCGGTTGTCTGCCGGAGTTCCTTTGGATGTGCAGCACCAGGTAGGTGTTGTAATGAAAGTGAAGGTAACCAAACTAAATAAAGATCTTAGAGAAATTCAGATTGAACCTGTAGACCCCTGGGAAGTTTGGGAGTTCAAGCGGGGAGAAATTATTTTAGGAAAGGTAGCAGCTGTGCGGGGGCTGATGGTTTATGCAACGGTAAAACCAGGCCTAATCGGGCTTATTTCCTGTAAGCCCAATGAGTATTTTGCAGAGGGTAAACAGCTGGAGCTTCAGGTAATTAGCTTTGACAGAGCTCAGAGAAAACTTCACCTGACTGTTTGGAATCCCCGGAGGGCTGCTGAACGTAAGAGAGAGAAGAGTCGAAACAAGCGAAGGCAGCTTGTAGCCAGATAA
- a CDS encoding toprim domain-containing protein, whose product MIEEKRINEPFQRVNQRHLCPVCGKPDWCAFNSTIAICMRVESKYPIKNGGWLHKLSEPLLAEALAERTEDKKEIAPLEVRDEIYKRFLNLLTLSAEHIQELLKRGLNTDQIKEMRSLSAAEKPWLICQKLIDMGYELRGVPGFYRAPNKHGGYYWTFKMKPGFILPIKDKTKKIQALQIRLDRPDSKGKYRLFSSSNKRAGSCSGVPLHVAIPREIKDRRVWITEGPLKATVAAEYLEAVVLGLIGATTWRAVPEILKSRKPEVVIAFDMDQQSNCWVGRAVKELSGQLSLSGHKVTLATWIGPKGIDDAVVSGVNIKYEEV is encoded by the coding sequence ATGATTGAAGAAAAAAGGATAAATGAACCGTTTCAAAGAGTTAATCAGCGACATTTATGCCCGGTATGTGGGAAACCGGACTGGTGTGCTTTTAACTCCACCATAGCTATTTGTATGCGGGTTGAAAGTAAATACCCAATTAAAAACGGGGGTTGGTTACACAAGCTTTCAGAACCGCTGTTAGCGGAAGCGCTGGCTGAAAGAACAGAAGATAAAAAAGAAATTGCACCGTTAGAGGTAAGGGATGAAATTTATAAGCGTTTTCTTAACTTACTAACCTTATCAGCGGAGCATATCCAAGAACTGCTAAAAAGGGGCTTAAATACAGATCAAATAAAAGAAATGAGATCTCTATCAGCAGCAGAAAAACCCTGGTTAATATGTCAAAAGCTTATTGATATGGGTTACGAGCTAAGAGGTGTTCCCGGGTTCTATCGAGCGCCTAATAAGCATGGAGGCTATTACTGGACATTCAAAATGAAGCCGGGATTTATCCTACCAATCAAGGATAAAACTAAAAAAATACAAGCGCTTCAGATTAGACTGGATCGCCCGGACAGCAAGGGAAAATACCGGCTCTTTAGCAGTTCAAATAAGAGAGCTGGTTCATGCAGCGGTGTTCCGCTTCATGTAGCAATACCAAGAGAAATAAAAGACCGCAGAGTATGGATCACAGAAGGACCGCTTAAAGCAACAGTAGCAGCTGAATACCTGGAAGCAGTAGTGCTTGGCCTTATTGGTGCCACAACATGGAGAGCGGTACCTGAGATTCTGAAAAGTAGAAAACCGGAGGTAGTTATAGCCTTTGATATGGACCAGCAAAGCAATTGCTGGGTTGGCAGGGCTGTGAAAGAGTTATCCGGTCAATTATCCCTAAGTGGTCACAAGGTTACTTTAGCCACCTGGATAGGCCCGAAAGGAATTGATGATGCCGTAGTAAGCGGTGTTAATATCAAATATGAGGAAGTGTGA
- a CDS encoding VirD4-like conjugal transfer protein, CD1115 family — MPKDKVSIKIGGILDKKPGDMIKKWVQEHKKAALLLGGLPVTVPLIYFFDVWILGTGAAAIFNSRASGLPGISQLPVLDQNFTDVAHNKLWLWYFSHPLQVGWNWLTKPADQLTHPGVKSLWQWLNALVLMVCGLGILASRWKGGRKNNSKYVHGLKVVDNPAFGTSRWAGIKDLVKFCEFGPPVPAEKNTRNKVNFPGGNLIGELDGKMVRVNFEKMPKSTPKTAPHAIAYGGTGSGKSFSFVSGNIISAVSDGQSIVVIDPKGELFKTFAGWLKTMGYENVWILNFMTPEHSHRWNPIIECRDDAEISEMVDTLSKNAASGSDSYFMLKALELMEALIGLLKGDFPVKQQHMRSLMSLASWPEEKLDNRFRTAFKSGKISPIIYERWRGVVKKNYEYAVSNLTAVLKNLTTAPLAALMSQQEIDLWDIGRKKTALFLIIPTGGEGIYLKPILSIFYKFLFKRLDKLAFISSGQTLPVKVRNIWDETANVGMIPGLPEIISTARSKGIHIQMILQTPTQLEYVYGIEEAKTILGNCPTVMLIGIAPADRELARMFSEKLGSAAVKADIVSQDITIPGMQHFEFKKRVRTVIERPLMTLDEILRLNPRDSIALLQWSYPVYLRKVGWTKLPQAKVIQECGMLPIEQVIPVRDFVVSLPEIDDEEPVQVSEDPLLFLQKKLDPINGENKNNVEVGIPTCMKGPPVNASGQTVISIDSRFSGESDYNKQSELLNVPVKSLLQSEKSDLTAIHYSQPNLTMDTGHDILQSNEAILCNETTHEKVTVLDEIALPVISCAESSSGEKIENHRAEEGYPDIASDRPREAASPW, encoded by the coding sequence TTGCCAAAGGATAAAGTATCTATTAAGATCGGTGGAATCTTAGATAAAAAGCCGGGGGATATGATAAAAAAATGGGTGCAGGAACATAAAAAAGCAGCGCTGCTACTGGGAGGTTTACCGGTTACTGTGCCGCTTATTTATTTTTTCGATGTATGGATTCTGGGAACCGGTGCAGCGGCAATATTCAACTCCCGTGCATCAGGGTTACCCGGCATTAGCCAGTTACCGGTATTGGACCAGAACTTCACGGATGTAGCACACAATAAACTGTGGTTGTGGTATTTTTCTCATCCCCTGCAGGTGGGGTGGAACTGGTTAACAAAACCGGCGGACCAATTAACACACCCTGGGGTAAAGTCTCTATGGCAGTGGCTTAATGCCTTAGTACTGATGGTATGCGGTTTAGGTATCTTGGCCAGTAGATGGAAAGGGGGGAGGAAAAACAATTCGAAATATGTACATGGTTTAAAGGTTGTTGATAACCCCGCATTTGGTACCTCACGCTGGGCAGGCATTAAGGATTTAGTAAAATTTTGTGAATTTGGGCCACCGGTGCCGGCGGAGAAAAATACGAGGAACAAGGTTAACTTCCCCGGTGGAAATTTAATTGGAGAACTGGATGGAAAAATGGTCAGAGTTAATTTTGAAAAAATGCCTAAATCTACACCGAAAACAGCCCCGCACGCCATTGCATACGGGGGAACCGGTTCCGGTAAGTCTTTTAGTTTTGTTTCCGGCAATATTATATCTGCAGTATCTGATGGTCAAAGCATAGTTGTGATCGATCCCAAAGGCGAGCTTTTTAAAACCTTTGCCGGGTGGCTGAAAACAATGGGTTACGAAAATGTTTGGATTTTAAATTTTATGACACCCGAGCACAGCCACAGGTGGAATCCTATCATAGAGTGCCGGGATGATGCAGAAATCTCAGAAATGGTGGATACACTCTCCAAAAATGCAGCCAGCGGCAGCGATTCATATTTTATGCTTAAAGCATTAGAGCTAATGGAAGCCTTAATCGGTCTGTTGAAGGGTGATTTTCCTGTTAAGCAGCAGCACATGCGGTCTTTAATGAGTCTTGCTTCCTGGCCGGAAGAAAAACTGGATAACAGGTTTAGAACTGCCTTTAAGTCAGGAAAAATCAGTCCCATTATATACGAAAGATGGAGGGGGGTAGTAAAGAAAAATTATGAATACGCGGTTTCCAATCTGACAGCTGTTTTAAAAAACCTGACTACAGCACCACTGGCAGCATTAATGAGTCAGCAGGAAATTGACCTCTGGGACATTGGCAGAAAAAAGACAGCGTTATTTCTTATCATTCCAACCGGTGGAGAGGGAATTTATTTAAAACCGATATTATCTATCTTCTATAAATTTCTGTTTAAGAGGCTGGACAAGCTGGCCTTTATCAGTTCCGGTCAAACACTGCCGGTAAAAGTTCGCAATATATGGGATGAAACGGCCAACGTAGGCATGATACCGGGGTTGCCCGAGATTATTTCAACTGCTCGCAGTAAGGGAATTCACATACAGATGATTTTGCAGACACCCACACAGTTGGAATATGTGTATGGTATTGAAGAAGCCAAAACGATTCTTGGAAACTGTCCGACTGTTATGCTAATTGGTATAGCCCCCGCAGATAGGGAACTTGCCCGGATGTTCAGTGAGAAACTGGGTAGTGCAGCAGTAAAAGCTGATATAGTCAGCCAGGATATAACCATACCTGGCATGCAGCATTTTGAGTTTAAAAAGAGAGTCAGGACAGTAATCGAGAGGCCCTTAATGACTTTGGATGAAATATTACGGCTCAACCCAAGGGACAGTATAGCCCTCCTGCAGTGGTCTTATCCTGTATATCTCAGGAAGGTTGGCTGGACAAAACTGCCGCAAGCGAAAGTAATTCAGGAGTGTGGCATGCTGCCTATAGAGCAGGTAATACCGGTGCGTGATTTTGTGGTAAGTTTACCCGAGATTGATGATGAAGAGCCGGTGCAGGTATCAGAAGACCCCTTGTTATTCCTACAAAAGAAGCTAGATCCGATTAACGGTGAGAATAAAAACAATGTTGAAGTAGGTATTCCTACTTGCATGAAAGGTCCTCCAGTCAATGCATCCGGGCAGACTGTTATTTCAATTGATAGCAGGTTTAGTGGGGAATCCGATTATAACAAGCAAAGTGAATTGTTAAATGTTCCGGTAAAATCGTTGTTGCAGAGCGAAAAAAGTGATTTGACAGCGATACATTACTCACAACCAAATTTAACGATGGATACAGGGCACGACATTTTGCAGAGTAATGAGGCAATTTTATGTAATGAAACTACTCACGAAAAAGTAACGGTGCTTGATGAAATAGCTTTACCGGTGATTTCTTGTGCAGAATCTTCGTCCGGTGAAAAAATTGAAAATCACAGAGCTGAGGAAGGATACCCGGATATTGCTTCAGATAGGCCGCGAGAGGCTGCCTCCCCCTGGTAA